One window of the Cryptomeria japonica chromosome 7, Sugi_1.0, whole genome shotgun sequence genome contains the following:
- the LOC131856779 gene encoding uncharacterized protein LOC131856779 — MREPNIQRKKLTPNKPTPKVSDILSPEELINEITQDGNLSNISKCYHTFKDSNKGTIEESIILHLDIYKKFLTEVVDDLPNDLYLRLEEKKEEKNRQKIEKSFTKLYQKSDKGKNKVGGILDLTIKDNLPPPVEDTPPVVAEKQVEEKEKDQVKEQVEAQVEHEEEKTKEVNTENIDSESNILFTMNVDTHDINVIINKYSENVEEKKTEATTIEISESSINTVDSQQNIEKLIEAQVEAKVEVEAQTETGKGQEQSIAEPIVNKDVGKDENKIEKQSDHKELIVNKEEVNDEVVNVQTSKDDKKLTAEHLTLPSTSTMDYKPTNVIGVLLDSIKKITECNALTFKAIDDTLPILQQIAPTCKINEEKIRERVNKEKADFFNKSIEDCTRKLDSLISTLNSTILEFKELYRDVYKPHHLTDDIDDQIKQTQKEIDDIADNSIGSSELTSVLDQEMAVYEEKIENIEKEKTRLRLKAQELKNKLGPRLDNLLTRRNGLSKTTILGGRSLEEQMHHLTSMI; from the exons atgAGAGAGCCCAACATTCAGAGAAAGAAACTTACACCAAATAAACCGACACCTAAGGTATCAGATATTCTATCGCCGGAAGAACTTATAAATGAAATTACCCAGGATGGAAACCTTAGCAATATCAGCAAATGTTATCATACTTTCAAAGATTCTAATAAGGGAACAATTGAGGAAAGTATCattctacatcttgatatttacaagaaatttttaactGAGGTCGTTGACGATTTGCCTAATGATCTTTATCTGAgacttgag gagaagaaggaagagaagaataGACAGAAAATAGAAAAATCTTTCACTAAATTATATCAGAAAAGTGATAAGGGTAAGAACAAAGTTGGTGGTATTCTTGACTTGACTATCAAGGATAACCTACCCCCACCAGTTGAAGACACACCACCGGTAGTGGCAGAGAAACAAGTTgaggaaaaagaaaaggatcagGTTAAAGAACAAGTTGAGGCACaagttgaacatgaggaagagaaaaCCAAGGAAGTGAACACTGAGAATATTGATTCGGAGTCAAACATTttgtttaccatgaatgtggacactcatgATATCAatgtaattataaataaatattctgagaatgttgaagaaaagaaaacTGAAGCTACAAccattgagatctctgagtcatcgatcaacactgttgactctcagcaAAACATTGAGAAACTGATAGAAGCACAAGTAGAAGCAAAAGTAGAAGTAGAAGCACAAACTGAAACAGGTAAGGGACAAGAACAAAGTATAGCTGAACCGATAGTCAACAAGGATGTTGGTAAGGATGAAAACAAGATTGAAAAACAGAGTGATCATAAGGAATTAATAGTAAATAAAGAAGAGGTAAATGATGAAGTGGTTAATGTGCAGACATCCAAAGATGATAAGAAACTTACTGCAGAACATCTCACtctgcctagcacttccaccatggattacaaaCCTACCAATGTAATTGgtgtacttttggattccattaagaagatcACTGAATGCAACGCCTtaacatttaaggctattgatgacaccttacCTATTTTACAACAGATAGCACCGACATGTAAG attaatgaggagaaaATTAGAGAAAGGGTAAATAAGGAGAAGGCAGATTTCTTTAATAAATCTATTGAGGACTGTACAAGAAAGTTAGATTCCTTAATATCGAcactaaattcaacaattttggagtttaaggaactgtatagagatgTTTACAAGCCACACCATTTGACTGATGATATTGATGATCAGATTAAACAAAcacagaaggaaattgatgatatagcagacaacTCGATTGGTTCTTCTGAACTCACTTCAGTTTTAGATCAAGAAATGGCAGTatatgaggagaaaatagaaaatattgaaaaagagAAAACTCGATTAAGGTTAAAAGCCcaagagttaaagaacaaacttggtcctagattggacaatctgTTGACACGCCGGAATGGACTATCTAAGACTACTATTCTAGGAGGAAGATCACTagaggaacaaatgcatcatctaACCAGCATGATCTGA